Proteins encoded within one genomic window of [Enterobacter] lignolyticus SCF1:
- a CDS encoding YadA-like family protein, with translation MNTIYRLVWSNRLQATVVAPEFAKGKGGLVSKVVIVAGVALLASQNAFAFTPIGTGATTGTTGNLVIGDNASAANSAPICGNSTDLLGNPYLNGGCADSTVIGNNASNNGYAASVVLGENSRVTGTGSTALGALSTAAQSSLAAGFGAEATGNQTVALGVGTMSTGDGAVAIGYNAFASGGHSIALGYNAGIGEGTNPIPGSTFGNQGSNIAVGDNAGKYVLGTKNLSFGNYSGGNVSGNENITFGASSGSNVYGFDNVSIGPNSGSNINGGVSGGVTQTGSNNTAIGPHAGNNITGGGNIAIGQDAGNGVSANRTVSLGQVANAGGDDSIAIGNSSTVGVGVTGAIAQGANSSVTGNLSVGIGQKANVSGSQSVSVGYNAVVAGSSSGNLGALSIINGNNSYGVGNNNKIDANNASALGNNITIAAGLDNAVALGNGASVAAAVGTSSTTLNGKTYSFAGTSPIATVSIGKAGFERTLTNLAAGRIGSSSTDAVNGSQLFATNSALSALDSGAVKYDLNPDGSVNYSSITLGGPSYDNTTHTGGTKITNVADGTAPSDAVNFSQLTATNNQIANIYSTGTKYFHANSTGTDSSALGLNAVAIGLSAVANNANDVALGANSVTGSTTGTSGVTLAGANYLFAGATPTSQLSVGSAGSERLVTNVAAGRLSATSTDAVNGSQLFATNTALDSLNNNLNSLGAGSVRYDTNTDGSVNYNSITLGGNTYDNSTHTGGTTITNVADGVAPSDAVNFSQLTATNNQIANIYSTGTKYFHANSTGTDSSALGLDAVAIGQNAVANNANDVALGANSVTGTTTGTAGTTLLGTNYTFAGAAPTSQLSVGSAGNERLVTNVAAGSLSGSSTDAVNGSQLYATNTALNSINTTVGSLQQDALLWDSALGAFSAGHGGITVNKITNVAPGTLSSTSTDAVNGSQLYDTNQRIDNLDTRVTNAENANRYVKVNSTGPAADAQGADAVAVGQGTNASGDNSVAIGNGAASTADNAVALGAGSVADRANTVSVGSQGNERQITNVAAGTEDTDAVNLAQLRAATGDISNIENTAKNISNGRDGMFQVNNSSNLSKPTVTGNDAVAGGAGAEASGNNSTALGTRAKATANNSVALGSGSVADRANTVSVGSAGNERQITNVAAGTQGTDAVNLNQLNNGISSANQYTDKRFNDLKNRVDDNNDKLSAGVAGAMAMAALPQPYSAGGSMVGLGGGTYQGQSAVALGVSTISDNGKWVTKLSGTTNSKGDVGAAVGVGYQW, from the coding sequence CGACCGGCACTACCGGTAACCTGGTTATCGGTGATAATGCATCGGCGGCGAATAGCGCGCCTATTTGCGGAAATTCGACGGATCTTCTGGGAAATCCCTACTTAAATGGCGGCTGCGCAGACTCAACGGTCATTGGTAATAATGCGTCAAACAATGGTTATGCGGCATCGGTTGTTTTAGGCGAGAACTCCCGGGTGACGGGGACGGGCTCAACGGCGCTGGGCGCATTAAGCACCGCTGCGCAAAGTTCGCTTGCGGCGGGCTTTGGCGCCGAGGCGACAGGGAATCAGACGGTTGCGTTGGGCGTCGGGACAATGTCCACGGGGGATGGTGCTGTCGCAATTGGCTATAACGCCTTTGCCAGCGGCGGCCATAGTATTGCCCTGGGCTACAATGCCGGTATTGGGGAAGGGACGAACCCCATTCCGGGTTCCACATTTGGTAACCAGGGCAGTAATATTGCCGTCGGTGATAATGCCGGGAAATACGTCCTTGGCACAAAAAACCTGTCGTTTGGTAATTACAGCGGTGGAAATGTTTCGGGTAATGAAAACATTACCTTTGGGGCCAGTTCGGGGTCGAACGTCTATGGATTTGACAACGTTTCCATTGGTCCAAATTCGGGCAGTAATATTAATGGCGGGGTGAGCGGCGGCGTAACGCAAACCGGGAGTAATAATACGGCCATCGGTCCTCATGCCGGTAATAACATTACCGGCGGCGGAAATATCGCTATCGGTCAGGATGCCGGAAATGGCGTGAGCGCGAACCGGACAGTGAGCCTGGGCCAGGTGGCAAACGCCGGCGGCGATGATTCTATCGCCATTGGTAATAGCTCGACGGTCGGCGTTGGCGTGACGGGCGCAATTGCGCAAGGGGCCAACTCTTCTGTTACGGGAAATTTGAGCGTCGGTATTGGCCAAAAAGCAAACGTATCAGGCTCCCAGTCCGTCTCCGTTGGCTATAACGCAGTGGTTGCTGGTTCTAGTTCAGGAAACCTGGGGGCACTCAGCATTATCAATGGCAATAACAGCTATGGGGTTGGGAACAATAACAAGATTGATGCCAATAATGCGTCTGCGCTTGGCAACAATATCACCATTGCGGCGGGGTTAGATAACGCCGTGGCGCTTGGCAACGGCGCAAGTGTGGCTGCCGCAGTGGGAACATCTTCAACAACCCTGAACGGGAAAACGTACAGTTTTGCGGGCACCTCTCCCATTGCAACCGTGAGTATCGGCAAAGCGGGGTTTGAGCGAACCCTGACGAATTTAGCGGCCGGACGGATCGGCAGCTCGAGCACCGATGCGGTCAACGGCTCTCAGCTGTTCGCCACCAATTCGGCGCTAAGCGCGCTGGATTCCGGCGCCGTGAAATACGACCTCAACCCGGACGGCAGCGTCAACTACAGCAGCATCACGCTGGGCGGACCATCCTATGACAATACAACCCACACGGGCGGCACGAAGATAACCAACGTGGCGGACGGGACTGCGCCGAGCGATGCGGTGAATTTCTCCCAGCTGACGGCGACCAACAACCAGATAGCCAACATCTACAGTACCGGCACGAAGTACTTCCACGCCAACTCCACGGGGACGGATTCGTCGGCGCTGGGGCTGAATGCGGTGGCGATTGGCCTGAGTGCGGTGGCGAACAACGCCAATGACGTGGCTCTGGGGGCGAATTCGGTAACCGGCTCCACGACCGGGACTTCCGGCGTCACGCTGGCAGGGGCGAATTACCTTTTTGCCGGGGCCACGCCAACAAGCCAGCTGAGCGTCGGTTCGGCGGGCAGTGAGCGTCTGGTGACTAACGTGGCGGCAGGCCGCTTAAGCGCGACCAGCACCGATGCGGTCAACGGCAGCCAGCTTTTTGCCACCAATACCGCCCTCGATTCGCTGAATAACAACCTGAATTCGCTGGGAGCGGGTTCCGTACGGTATGACACCAATACGGATGGCAGCGTGAACTACAACAGCATCACGCTGGGGGGGAATACCTACGACAACAGCACCCACACGGGCGGCACAACAATCACCAACGTGGCGGATGGCGTCGCGCCGAGCGATGCGGTGAATTTCTCCCAGCTGACGGCGACCAACAACCAGATAGCCAATATCTACAGCACCGGGACAAAGTACTTCCACGCCAACTCCACGGGGACGGATTCGTCGGCGCTGGGGCTGGATGCGGTGGCGATTGGTCAAAATGCGGTGGCAAATAACGCCAACGACGTGGCGCTGGGGGCGAACTCGGTGACCGGAACCACAACCGGAACGGCAGGTACAACTCTGCTGGGGACAAACTACACCTTTGCCGGCGCCGCGCCAACAAGCCAGCTGAGCGTCGGTTCGGCGGGCAATGAGCGGCTGGTCACCAATGTGGCGGCGGGAAGCCTGAGCGGTAGCAGCACCGATGCGGTCAACGGTTCTCAGCTTTATGCCACCAATACTGCGCTCAATAGCATCAATACAACGGTCGGATCGTTGCAGCAGGATGCGCTGCTTTGGGATTCCGCGCTCGGCGCCTTTAGCGCAGGCCATGGCGGGATAACGGTGAATAAGATAACCAATGTGGCGCCAGGGACGCTCTCTTCCACCAGTACCGATGCGGTCAACGGTTCACAGCTGTATGACACAAACCAGAGAATCGACAACCTGGATACGCGCGTGACCAACGCCGAGAACGCCAATCGTTACGTCAAGGTTAACTCCACGGGACCGGCGGCGGATGCCCAGGGCGCTGATGCTGTTGCCGTCGGCCAGGGAACGAATGCATCGGGGGATAACTCGGTTGCGATAGGCAATGGCGCCGCCTCTACCGCGGATAATGCCGTCGCGCTGGGAGCCGGGTCCGTCGCGGATCGCGCCAATACCGTCTCCGTCGGCTCTCAGGGGAATGAGCGTCAGATTACTAACGTTGCGGCAGGAACCGAAGACACCGACGCCGTCAACCTGGCGCAGCTGCGTGCGGCAACAGGCGACATCTCGAACATTGAGAATACCGCTAAAAATATTTCAAACGGCAGAGACGGCATGTTCCAGGTGAATAACTCCAGCAACCTGTCCAAGCCGACGGTTACGGGCAACGACGCCGTGGCGGGGGGCGCGGGGGCTGAAGCGAGCGGCAACAACAGCACGGCGTTAGGGACGCGCGCAAAAGCGACCGCAAACAACAGCGTCGCTTTAGGCAGTGGCTCGGTAGCCGATCGCGCGAATACGGTTTCCGTCGGCTCCGCGGGTAATGAACGTCAGATTACCAATGTTGCCGCAGGCACCCAGGGAACGGATGCCGTCAACCTGAACCAGTTGAACAATGGGATTAGCAGCGCGAATCAGTATACCGACAAGCGCTTTAACGACCTGAAAAATAGGGTTGACGATAACAACGATAAGCTGAGCGCGGGCGTTGCGGGCGCGATGGCGATGGCGGCCTTACCGCAGCCATATTCCGCGGGGGGCAGCATGGTCGGGCTGGGGGGCGGAACCTATCAGGGACAATCGGCGGTTGCGTTAGGCGTATCCACCATTTCCGATAACGGTAAATGGGTCACGAAACTTTCAGGAACCACAAACAGTAAAGGGGATGTCGGCGCCGCCGTCGGCGTGGGTTATCAGTGGTAA
- a CDS encoding OmpA family protein, whose translation MFKRYQCIYGLSLIASFMLLSACTRSVSDVDAQGKTARPVFPDTASAVRPEGSFVNLENLRQVKAGMSKEQLYELIGVPHFREGIVRVKEWDYIFHFTRTDETVLTCQYKVLFDENMKAQSFFYRPEGCLSALTAPKVKTAPHSIDSTFAAESLFGFGSATLSRTGETELRRMIAQIQEQHIPVKRVLITGHADRIGNSEKNNALSLARAEAVKTLLVAQGIPEALVETRGVGASQPLVVCPGETTPAVVACLEKNRRITINILE comes from the coding sequence ATGTTTAAACGCTATCAATGTATTTACGGTCTCTCGCTGATCGCCAGTTTTATGCTGCTGAGCGCCTGTACCCGTTCAGTCAGTGATGTCGATGCTCAGGGGAAAACGGCCCGTCCGGTGTTTCCGGATACGGCATCGGCCGTGCGCCCGGAAGGAAGTTTCGTCAACCTTGAGAATCTCCGGCAGGTGAAGGCGGGGATGAGCAAAGAGCAGCTGTATGAGCTTATCGGCGTGCCGCACTTCAGGGAGGGCATAGTGCGGGTGAAAGAGTGGGATTATATTTTCCACTTTACCCGGACAGACGAAACGGTGCTGACTTGTCAATATAAAGTTTTATTTGATGAAAATATGAAGGCGCAGAGTTTCTTTTACAGGCCGGAAGGATGTCTGAGCGCATTGACGGCGCCGAAGGTAAAAACGGCGCCTCACTCTATCGATAGCACGTTTGCCGCTGAAAGCCTTTTTGGTTTTGGCAGCGCCACGCTAAGTCGTACAGGGGAAACCGAACTTCGGCGCATGATTGCCCAAATACAAGAACAGCATATACCGGTTAAGCGGGTGCTTATTACCGGGCATGCTGACCGTATCGGTAATAGTGAAAAAAATAACGCGCTATCGCTGGCGCGGGCAGAGGCTGTGAAAACGCTACTGGTCGCGCAAGGGATCCCGGAAGCGCTCGTTGAAACCCGGGGCGTGGGCGCTTCGCAGCCCTTGGTC